CCGAGGAGCAGGCGGTCCGTGAGCTGATGCGCCGTTCCGTGGCCGGGCTCGAACCGGACCACGGCTCGCTGGGGCGGATCCGCAGCGGGGTGCCCCGACGCCGGGCGATCCGGCGCAACGCCTGGACGGGCGCCGCCGCGGTGGCGCTGGCCACGGCCGTCGTCCTGCCCGCCCTGCGCTACCCGGACCGGCTCGGCCTCGCCGGGCCGGCCGCCGCGAGTACGGCGGACGGCGCGCAGACGGCGCCGGACGCCACGCCGCCGGTCGGGAGCGGTACGTCCGGTCACCCGTCCTTCCCCTATTCCTGGGGCGGCCCGGCCCGGGGCCCCGGCGGTGGCCCGTCGTCGTCGAGCCCGGCCGCGAGCGGGGGCGCGGGAGCAGCGTCCGGGGGCGCGAGCGCCGGGCCCGGCGCGGGAGCGCCCGTACCGGCCTGCACGGCGGCCGACCTCGGCCCCGGCCCCTCCTACGTGGGCGTACCCGACGCCGCCGGCGCGCTGTACGGCTCCTTCACGGTGGTCAACGTCTCGGCGCACAGCTGCGCGCCGCCCGGTCCCGGCATCCTGGTGGTCAGCGCCGCCACCGGGAGCAGCCCCGCCCAGGTACGGGTCGTCGACCACCTCGCGGGCGACGCCGCCACCGCGCTGCCCGATCCGGTCGCGCTGGCGGCGGCCGGGCCGGCGGTACTGGCGCCGCAGGCCGCGTACCGGATCGGCTTCGGCTGGGTGCCGGGCGCGCCCTGTCAGAAGTCGGCCCCCGCCACGGTGGATCCCGCCGCAGCGGTACCGGCGGCGCAGGACTCACCCGGTCCGGCCGCGGCGGCCGCCTCGGCCGGACCGGGGGTGGCCGGGGATCCCTCGCCGTCCGCCGCCCCCCAGACCAGCGCGCCGAGTCCGACCGCAAGCCCCTCCTCCGCGCCGAGTGCCCCGGTTGCGGGCATCACGCTCGCGTACACCCCGGCTCCCGCCGGCTCCGCCACCGAGACGGCCGTCCTGCCCGGAGCCTGCGCGGGCACCGTCTACCGCACCGCCCCGCAGCCCGCCCCCTCGCCCGGGGCGTCCACGGCCACGGGGGGCTGAGCGGCGGCCGAACGGCGGCCGGGTCACGGGCGGGCCGCCGCCGGTCGGGCGGGCAGGGCGCACCCCAGCGGTCCGACGGCGCGTAGGCACTGGCTACCGTGGTGGGTGTGTACCGGTTCCTCCTGACTCCGCGCTGGCTGAGCAGCACCGTCCTCGCCCTGGTGGCCGTCGCGGTCTGCCTCTGGCTGGGTTCCTGGCAGCTCAGCCGCTTCGAGGACCGGCTCTCGGCCCACCACGACAGCGGCAGCACGGCGGCGGCCGCCACGGCCACGGGCGCCGCTCCGCTGGGCGGGGTGCTGACCACCGGCGCGCCCGACGTCAGCACCGCCACCGTCGGCCGCGCGGTGACCGCGACCGGCAGCTTCGATCCGGCGCACCAGCTGCTCGTCCCCGACCGTGTGCTGGACGGGAGGCAGGGTTACTACGTCCTCACGCCGCTGCGGACCACCGACGGCCGGACCGTGGCCGTCGTCCGCGGCTGGGCCGCCGGTACGCCGGGGGCCCAGGCACCCGCGCCGCCGCCCGGCGAGGTCACCGTCACGGGCCGGCTGCAGGCCGGCGAGAGCGCCGGCAGCAACGGCGCGGTGGCGGGCGGCCTGCCGGCCGGTCAGCTCGGCACGATCAGCCGCGCGACCCTGGTCAACATGCTCCCCTACGGCGGCTGGTACGACGGCTGGGTGGCCGCCGACAGCGTGCCGGCCGGGCTCACCGCGGTGCCGACCGTGCAGCCGCAGGGCGGTGACGGGCTGAGTCTGCGGGCCTTCCAGAACCTCGGGTACACCCTGGAGTGGTTCGTCTTCGCGGGCTTCGTGGTCTTCATGTGGTTCCGCCTGGTCCGCCGCGAGGCGGAGGCGGAACAGGACCGGGTCCTGGGGCTGGACCCGGTCCTGGAGTGAGCCGCCGTCGGGCCGGCCCGACGGCTTGAGGCCGTGGCGTCCGGACGGCGTGGTGTCCGGATGATGTGGCGTCCGGATGATGTGGTGTTCGGACGATCCGGTGTTCGGACGACGTGGTGTCAGGACGCCGCACCGCCCCAAGGGCGTGGCGTCCGGCTACTTGGACGGTTTGACGCTCGGGGAGGGCAGCGGGAGCACCGGTCGCCCCGGCGAGGGGGAGCCGGACGGCGCGGAGGACGGGTAGCCGCTCCCGCAGTCGCTGCCCGACCCGCTGCTGCCGGAGCTGTAGTGGTCGGTGTGATGGTGCACCGTGCGCCCCTTGG
The sequence above is drawn from the Kitasatospora sp. NBC_00315 genome and encodes:
- a CDS encoding SURF1 family protein codes for the protein MYRFLLTPRWLSSTVLALVAVAVCLWLGSWQLSRFEDRLSAHHDSGSTAAAATATGAAPLGGVLTTGAPDVSTATVGRAVTATGSFDPAHQLLVPDRVLDGRQGYYVLTPLRTTDGRTVAVVRGWAAGTPGAQAPAPPPGEVTVTGRLQAGESAGSNGAVAGGLPAGQLGTISRATLVNMLPYGGWYDGWVAADSVPAGLTAVPTVQPQGGDGLSLRAFQNLGYTLEWFVFAGFVVFMWFRLVRREAEAEQDRVLGLDPVLE